One genomic window of Lepeophtheirus salmonis chromosome 5, UVic_Lsal_1.4, whole genome shotgun sequence includes the following:
- the LOC121118488 gene encoding uncharacterized protein isoform X3, with protein MSMKVKSMTSPPPRPPFLPGTSSAISARLSSFEKPSPPPECSPRRSCSMGSVDSGGKPKEGMVSQIASIFQVAPPKEKPRLFKKPQIPVTRPNKGDGENSSASVERSQSHTTRFNDARAMFEKMGGSTEELDVVRDPHSRFPSRSRSVSPQESMIQQRPVSTSTAHSENNVPIPLRKTSLPHFISSSSDELLHSSVTASEKSSIKELTNKQRNWFSNFEKGKVENGTRESVKKSPIHTTATTPTSHVVSSNSHKHPTLSSSKSEDEEYFLTNPEEDEHHEKPPLSARTSSSSSDSIEDYIRNWKKTSPTATPCKSPPPGERIKQDDLEDAGPEVLNAVNKILEKNQSELNSHQPLSNSKPALSPKPPLEIVKRLSFNGKNYKPNMEGRTSVSSSEDNEDDENHSNGSLVTAMAVTVREDDSEDMNSPKVSDRINREFNFSRQNGTEHARSFAQGMIYDASLDDLKSDKILIGDGPASLLIDESKLFPSLEPIESKNAVEEFNKLTDDPNLDSLSDDPPTVNDDEDTDPVTVVHKSPSVSSISSTTNEVPFIDDELDESNISPINDKELYYSNPLVLDLKQSFNSLPSDKCQTPEPTVDLMENSDLNPKTFSNTNYSNNCVQGTIKKDESSSSSDEYQDELQFDATVSSGHLGFKEDNGDFRSTPIKLGLDESKSNPVVIEEMTPNEADMLLSSNLLEKRLTDDQAREVVRLLSPDKENVTNVNVDSEELIVAKAASEALDKLDNLVYQSECRENIASTTAPKEIEDQDDSIVLIKDPAKEVYFDECTGVHYLDDGHYWFEIDGIDPASAYEGSASFFKSPGRLSFSNEPIRQFSTYSIDEYDRRNDDIDPVAASAEYELEKRVEKMDTFEVELVKGPDGLGLSIIGMGVGADTGLEKLGIFVKTVTPGGAATKNNQIKVNDQIIEVDGKSLVGVTQAYASSVLQNTSGVIRFVIGRDKDPENSEVAQLIRQSLQPSEDEDEDMDDDDDCWYEEYWADLDRAERQRQHMAQLEQYDSSEHTSVTNSSTVEGEHTIQEEEFETRREEDGFATSPEESISSPDNRELMNDPKGQKLNNDIKILKRRLEEAQYRNMAIEAEMAEMRSKITSGSKLNNTSEEQQIQTDKANLTESGIQTSLSLEDQERSKELERKYAHAKRIIHELKEHEQFLALQLQERDQGYHSHLKLLSDRVIQLEKELASTQKYAGIPISLPYNHDGTNLLSPPELLKRKPVLPEDASLDISETEEVNVYNMDNKDIKEEFDSAVPAHELLDIRANKFKAELATKGAMMSQRHRPTPDALRSNVLKRSVSAASASSFQTTDSFELDQESCSESREATPDSDSGYMAATCVAVSNRTYNKPLPPLPKANPPISPSKNPNFLAEMNNAVQRRQEQHKTNTKSQPLPNPAVSSSIAGGGGNMSLADQLKSSLEERRKNAAVANLESGVPDEVIADIKQAVKIADDNVRKTNSSSSHLPTTQSVIIPTVETTTHSYYHHHQQHHHNANNSNSNNIGQHSHPSPSSSTYGLDHRQNNNGGIVLIGQNAFDNITAGSPSTAPNTHSRHNIEFRNSPSSNSYQNTTATTNNNSNSSSSGLPHHHHPSSPPRILQEGSSSVAGPEHLNKTSSKNSSNNNNNANSQAWSANPVEEWAKEQVCQWLLALGMESYITLFMDKTITGAALLNFDSNGLKELGIKSKEDREKIKKKIKELKAHNDKDNKKEVKKENFLKKAFKK; from the exons ATGTCGATGAAGGTGAAAAGCATGACCTCTCCTCCTCCGAGACCTCCGTTTCTACCGGGAACGTCCTCAGCGATATCTGCTCGCCTTTCTAGTTTTGAGAAGCCCTCTCCTCCTCCCGAG TGCTCACCTCGGCGTTCTTGTTCCATGGGGAGTGTGGACAGCGGAGGGAAGCCCAAGGAAGGGATGGTCTCTCAAATTGCATCCATATTTCAAGTAGCGCCTCCAAAGGAAAAGCCGCGTCTCTTTAAAAAGCCACAAATCCCTGTGACTCGTCCTAACAAAGGAGACGGAGAGAATTCTTCGGCGTCTGTTGAGCGATCTCAAAGCCATACAACACGATTTAATGATGCACGAGccatgtttgaaaaaatggggGGATCTACGGAGGAACTAGATGTTGTGAGAGATCCTCATTCACGTTTTCCCTCGCGATCACGCTCTGTAAGTCCACAAGAATCTATGATCCAACAGCGTCCAGTCTCCACATCTACGGCTCATTCGGAGAATAATGTCCCAATCCCCCTGAGGAAAACATCCCTTCCTCACTTCATCTCCTCTTCGTCAGATGAACTTCTTCATTCTTCGGTTACTGCATCAGAAAAATCTTCTATAAAAGAACTTACTAATAAACAGCGCAACTGGTTCAgcaattttgaaaaaggaaaagtcGAAAACGGGACACGAGAATCTGTTAAAAAAAGTCCTATCCATACTACTGCTACTACTCCCACTTCTCATGTCGTCTCATCAAATTCACATAAACACCCAACTCTTTCCTCTTCCAAGAGTGAGGATGAAGAATATTTCCTTACTAATCCAGAAGAAGATGAACATCATGAAAAACCTCCTTTAAGTGCACGaacctcctcctcctcttctgACTCAATTGAGGATTATATCCGAAATTGGAAGAAGACGAGTCCCACAGCTACACCATGTAAATCCCCACCTCCTGGTGAAAG GATAAAGCAAGATGATTTGGAGGATGCCGGGCCTGAAGTTCTAAATGCTGTCAACAAAA ttctggaaaaaaatcaatctgaaCTCAATTCACATCAGCCTTTGTCGAATTCTAAGCCTGCACTCTCTCCCAAACCACCTCTAGAAATAGTAAAACGTCTTTCATTTAATGGGAAAAACTATAAACCAAATATGGAAGGTAGGACTTCTGTTTCTTCCTCAGAGGATAATGAAGATGATGAGAATCATTCAAATGGCTCTTTAGTTACAGCTATGGCTGTTACAGTCAGAGAAGATGACTCAGAAGACATGAATAGTCCTAAAGTATCTGACAGAATCAATAGGGAATTCAATTTTAGCCGACAAAATGGTACAGAACATGCAAGAAGTTTTGCTCAAGGAATGATCTATGACGCTTCATTGGATGACTTAAAatcagataaaattttaattggtGATGGACCAGCCTCCCTTTTAATTGATGAATCGAAACTTTTTCCTAGTTTAGAGCCCATTGAAAGTAAAAATGCCGTAGAGgaattcaataaattaacagACGATCCTAATTTAGATTCATTGTCAGACGATCCACCAACTGTGAATGACGATGAAGATACTGATCCTGTTACTGTGGTTCATAAATCTCCTTCCGTGTCTTCTATATCCTCTACCACAAATGAAGTGCCTTTTATTGATGATGAGTTGgatgaatcaaatatttctcCAATAAATGATAAAGAATTGTATTATTCCAATCCTCTCGTGCTTGATCTCAAACAATCTTTCAATTCTTTACCATCAGATAAGTGCCAAACCCCTGAGCCCACAGTGGATTTAATGGAAAATTCTGATTTAAATCCTAAAACTTTTTCTAATACTAATTATTCTAACAATTGTGTTCAAGGAACAATCAAAAAAGATGAATCCTCTTCATCTTCGGATGAGTATCAAGATGAACTTCAGTTTGATGCTACTGTTTCTAGTGGTCATTTGGGTTTTAAAGAAGATAATGGAGATTTTCGGAGTACTCCAATAAAATTAGGACTTGATGAATCCAAATCAAATCCTGTAGTGATAGAGGAAATGACACCTAATGAAGCTGACATGCTGCTCTCTTctaatcttttggaaaaaagactTACAGATGATCAAGCAAGGGAAGTGGTACGTCTTCTGAGTCCTGATAAAGAGAATGTAACTAATGTTAATGTTGATTCTGAGGAATTAATTGTCGCTAAAGCAGCTTCTGAGGCTTTGGATAAACTAGACAATTTAGTTTATCAGTCTGAGTGCCGAGAAAATATTGCTAGTACTACAGCTCCTAAGGAAATCGAAGACCAGGATGATAGCATAGTATTGATAAAGGATCCTGCAAAGGaagtttattttgatgaatGCACTGGAGTTCACTATTTAGATGACGGGCATTATTGGTTCGAAATAGATGGAATAGATCCTGCTTCTGCTTATGAGGGATCAGCCTCTTTCTTTAAATCGCCTGGACGTCTAAGTTTTTCAAATGAGCCTATTCGGCAGTTTTCTACCTATTCTATTGATGAATATGACCGTCGAAATGACGATATAGATCCTGTTGCGGCATCGGCTGAATACGAGTTGGAGAAAAGAGTAGAAAAAATGGATACTTTTGAAGTGGAATTAGTGAAAGGTCCAGATGGACTAGGTCTGAGCATAATCGGAATGGGTGTTGGTGCAGATACAGGCTTAGAAAAGTTGGGCATCTTCGTAAAAACCGTAACTCCGGGTGGTGCTgccacaaaaaataatcaaatcaaagTCAACGACCAAATCATCGAAGTCGATGGGAAATCTCTCGTTGGAGTCACACAAGCTTATGCCTCGTCTGTGTTACAAAATACTTCTGGCGTTATCAGATTTGTTATTGGAAGGGACAAAGATCCTGAAAATAGTGAAGTTGCTCAGCTTATCAGGCAATCCCTAcag CCGTCTGAAGACGAAGATGAGGATATGGATGATGACGATGATTGTTGG tatgagGAGTATTGG gcGGACTTGGATAGAGCAGAGCGCCAAAGACAGCATATGGCTCAATTGGAGCAGTATGATTCGAGTGAGCACACCTCTGTTACAAATTCAAGCACTGTTGAAGGGGAGCATACCATTCAAGAGGAAGAGTTTGAGACTCGTAGAGAAGAAGATGGCTTTGCTACTTCTCCAGAAGAATCAATTTCTTCTCCAGATAATCGTGAGCTGATGAACGATCCTAAAGGTCAAAAGCTTAacaatgatattaaaattttaaaacgtAGATTGGAAGAG GCTCAGTATCGAAATATGGCGATAGAAGCTGAGATGGCAGAAATGAGGTCCAAA ATTACTTCGGGTTCAAAGTTAAATAATACGTCTGAAGAACAGCAAATTCAAACAGACAAAGCTAATCTCACTGAATCTGGTATACAAACGTCGTTAAGCTTGGAAGATCAG gaAAGGTCCAAAGAACTTGAACGAAAATACGCTCATGCTAAGCGGATCATACATGAATTAAAGGAACACGAACAATTTTTAGCTCTTCAGCTTCAGGAACGAGACCAGGGATACcattcacatttaaaattactGAGTGATCGGGTGATTCAACTAGAAAAAGAACTTGCTTCCACTCAGAAATATGCTGGTATTCCTATTTCCCTGCCATATAATCATGATGGAACGAATTTGTTATCGCCTCCagaacttttaaaaagaaaacca GTATTACCTGAAGACGCTTCCTTAGACATTTCTGAAACTGAAGAAGTTAACGTTTACAATATGGACAACAAGGATATTAAAGAAGAATTTGACAGTGCTGTTCCTGCTCATGAATTATTGGACATAAGAGCCAATAAATTTAAAGCTGAATTAGCCACTAAAGGTGCCATGATGTCGCAAAGACACCGACCAACCCCTGATGCTCTTCGATCTAATGTTCTCAAAAGAAGTGTCAGCGCAGCTAGTGCTTCCAGTTTCCAGACG ACTGATAGTTTTGAGCTAGATCAGGAGAGCTGCAGTGAATCTCGTGAAGCAACGCCTGATAGTGATTCTGGTTATATGGCTGCGACATGTGTAGCAGTCTCGAATCGAACGTATAATAAACCTCTTCCTCCACTACCAAAGGCAAACCCTCCTATATCTCCTagtaaaaatccaaatttcctGGCTGAAATGAATAATGCTGTCCAACGACGACAAGAACAGCATAAGACGAACACTAAATCGCAACCATTACCCAATCCTGCTGTCTCTTCTTCCATTGCTGGAGGAGGAGGAAACATGAGTTTAGCAGATCAACTCAAGTCTTCCCTagaagagagaaggaaaaacgCGGCTGTTGCCAACTTGGAGTCTGGTGTTCCAGATGAAGTCATTGCTGACATCAAGCAGGCTGTCAAAATTGCCGACGATAATG TACGGAAGACGAATTCATCATCATCGCACCTACCTACTACTCAATCTGTGATCATTCCTACTGTAGAGACCACCACTCATTCTTACTACCATCATCATCAACAACACCATCACAATGCTAATAAcagtaatagtaataatattggTCAGCATAGTCATCCATCCCCTTCTTCTTCCACTTATGGACTTGATCATcgacaaaataataatggtgGAATTGTACTCATAGGTCAAAATGCTTTTGATAATATTACAGCGGGCTCACCTTCTACAGCTCCTAATACTCATTCCAGGCATAATATCG AATTCCGGAACTCTCCATCGTCTAACAGCTATCAAAATACCACCGCCACCACCAACAATAACAGCAACAGTAGTAGCAGTGGTCTTCCTCATCACCATCATCCAAGTTCTCCTCCAAGAATTCTTCAAGAGGGATCCTCATCCGTCGCAGGACCTGAACACCTTAACAAAACTTCATCAAAGAATAGTAGCAACAATAACAACAATGCGAATAGTCAGGCCTGGTCTGCTAACCCTGTTGAAGAGTGGGCCAAGGAACAA GTCTGTCAGTGGCTTTTAGCTTTGGGAATGGAGAGCTACATCACCCTTTTCATGGACAAGACCATTACAGGGGCAGctcttttgaattttgattcaAATGGTCTGAAGGAACTCGGTATTAAAAGTAAAGAGGATCGAgagaaaatcaaaaagaaaataaaggaattaaaagcGCATAATGAcaaggataataaaaaagaagtcaaaaaagaaaactttcttAAAAAAGCTTTCAAGAAATGA
- the LOC121118488 gene encoding uncharacterized protein isoform X1, with translation MSMKVKSMTSPPPRPPFLPGTSSAISARLSSFEKPSPPPECSPRRSCSMGSVDSGGKPKEGMVSQIASIFQVAPPKEKPRLFKKPQIPVTRPNKGDGENSSASVERSQSHTTRFNDARAMFEKMGGSTEELDVVRDPHSRFPSRSRSVSPQESMIQQRPVSTSTAHSENNVPIPLRKTSLPHFISSSSDELLHSSVTASEKSSIKELTNKQRNWFSNFEKGKVENGTRESVKKSPIHTTATTPTSHVVSSNSHKHPTLSSSKSEDEEYFLTNPEEDEHHEKPPLSARTSSSSSDSIEDYIRNWKKTSPTATPCKSPPPGERIKQDDLEDAGPEVLNAVNKILEKNQSELNSHQPLSNSKPALSPKPPLEIVKRLSFNGKNYKPNMEGRTSVSSSEDNEDDENHSNGSLVTAMAVTVREDDSEDMNSPKVSDRINREFNFSRQNGTEHARSFAQGMIYDASLDDLKSDKILIGDGPASLLIDESKLFPSLEPIESKNAVEEFNKLTDDPNLDSLSDDPPTVNDDEDTDPVTVVHKSPSVSSISSTTNEVPFIDDELDESNISPINDKELYYSNPLVLDLKQSFNSLPSDKCQTPEPTVDLMENSDLNPKTFSNTNYSNNCVQGTIKKDESSSSSDEYQDELQFDATVSSGHLGFKEDNGDFRSTPIKLGLDESKSNPVVIEEMTPNEADMLLSSNLLEKRLTDDQAREVVRLLSPDKENVTNVNVDSEELIVAKAASEALDKLDNLVYQSECRENIASTTAPKEIEDQDDSIVLIKDPAKEVYFDECTGVHYLDDGHYWFEIDGIDPASAYEGSASFFKSPGRLSFSNEPIRQFSTYSIDEYDRRNDDIDPVAASAEYELEKRVEKMDTFEVELVKGPDGLGLSIIGMGVGADTGLEKLGIFVKTVTPGGAATKNNQIKVNDQIIEVDGKSLVGVTQAYASSVLQNTSGVIRFVIGRDKDPENSEVAQLIRQSLQPSEDEDEDMDDDDDCWYEEYWADLDRAERQRQHMAQLEQYDSSEHTSVTNSSTVEGEHTIQEEEFETRREEDGFATSPEESISSPDNRELMNDPKGQKLNNDIKILKRRLEEAQYRNMAIEAEMAEMRSKITSGSKLNNTSEEQQIQTDKANLTESGIQTSLSLEDQERSKELERKYAHAKRIIHELKEHEQFLALQLQERDQGYHSHLKLLSDRVIQLEKELASTQKYAGIPISLPYNHDGTNLLSPPELLKRKPVLPEDASLDISETEEVNVYNMDNKDIKEEFDSAVPAHELLDIRANKFKAELATKGAMMSQRHRPTPDALRSNVLKRSVSAASASSFQTTDSFELDQESCSESREATPDSDSGYMAATCVAVSNRTYNKPLPPLPKANPPISPSKNPNFLAEMNNAVQRRQEQHKTNTKSQPLPNPAVSSSIAGGGGNMSLADQLKSSLEERRKNAAVANLESGVPDEVIADIKQAVKIADDNVRKTNSSSSHLPTTQSVIIPTVETTTHSYYHHHQQHHHNANNSNSNNIGQHSHPSPSSSTYGLDHRQNNNGGIVLIGQNAFDNITAGSPSTAPNTHSRHNIEPTDMGIIPPEFRNSPSSNSYQNTTATTNNNSNSSSSGLPHHHHPSSPPRILQEGSSSVAGPEHLNKTSSKNSSNNNNNANSQAWSANPVEEWAKEQVCQWLLALGMESYITLFMDKTITGAALLNFDSNGLKELGIKSKEDREKIKKKIKELKAHNDKDNKKEVKKENFLKKAFKK, from the exons ATGTCGATGAAGGTGAAAAGCATGACCTCTCCTCCTCCGAGACCTCCGTTTCTACCGGGAACGTCCTCAGCGATATCTGCTCGCCTTTCTAGTTTTGAGAAGCCCTCTCCTCCTCCCGAG TGCTCACCTCGGCGTTCTTGTTCCATGGGGAGTGTGGACAGCGGAGGGAAGCCCAAGGAAGGGATGGTCTCTCAAATTGCATCCATATTTCAAGTAGCGCCTCCAAAGGAAAAGCCGCGTCTCTTTAAAAAGCCACAAATCCCTGTGACTCGTCCTAACAAAGGAGACGGAGAGAATTCTTCGGCGTCTGTTGAGCGATCTCAAAGCCATACAACACGATTTAATGATGCACGAGccatgtttgaaaaaatggggGGATCTACGGAGGAACTAGATGTTGTGAGAGATCCTCATTCACGTTTTCCCTCGCGATCACGCTCTGTAAGTCCACAAGAATCTATGATCCAACAGCGTCCAGTCTCCACATCTACGGCTCATTCGGAGAATAATGTCCCAATCCCCCTGAGGAAAACATCCCTTCCTCACTTCATCTCCTCTTCGTCAGATGAACTTCTTCATTCTTCGGTTACTGCATCAGAAAAATCTTCTATAAAAGAACTTACTAATAAACAGCGCAACTGGTTCAgcaattttgaaaaaggaaaagtcGAAAACGGGACACGAGAATCTGTTAAAAAAAGTCCTATCCATACTACTGCTACTACTCCCACTTCTCATGTCGTCTCATCAAATTCACATAAACACCCAACTCTTTCCTCTTCCAAGAGTGAGGATGAAGAATATTTCCTTACTAATCCAGAAGAAGATGAACATCATGAAAAACCTCCTTTAAGTGCACGaacctcctcctcctcttctgACTCAATTGAGGATTATATCCGAAATTGGAAGAAGACGAGTCCCACAGCTACACCATGTAAATCCCCACCTCCTGGTGAAAG GATAAAGCAAGATGATTTGGAGGATGCCGGGCCTGAAGTTCTAAATGCTGTCAACAAAA ttctggaaaaaaatcaatctgaaCTCAATTCACATCAGCCTTTGTCGAATTCTAAGCCTGCACTCTCTCCCAAACCACCTCTAGAAATAGTAAAACGTCTTTCATTTAATGGGAAAAACTATAAACCAAATATGGAAGGTAGGACTTCTGTTTCTTCCTCAGAGGATAATGAAGATGATGAGAATCATTCAAATGGCTCTTTAGTTACAGCTATGGCTGTTACAGTCAGAGAAGATGACTCAGAAGACATGAATAGTCCTAAAGTATCTGACAGAATCAATAGGGAATTCAATTTTAGCCGACAAAATGGTACAGAACATGCAAGAAGTTTTGCTCAAGGAATGATCTATGACGCTTCATTGGATGACTTAAAatcagataaaattttaattggtGATGGACCAGCCTCCCTTTTAATTGATGAATCGAAACTTTTTCCTAGTTTAGAGCCCATTGAAAGTAAAAATGCCGTAGAGgaattcaataaattaacagACGATCCTAATTTAGATTCATTGTCAGACGATCCACCAACTGTGAATGACGATGAAGATACTGATCCTGTTACTGTGGTTCATAAATCTCCTTCCGTGTCTTCTATATCCTCTACCACAAATGAAGTGCCTTTTATTGATGATGAGTTGgatgaatcaaatatttctcCAATAAATGATAAAGAATTGTATTATTCCAATCCTCTCGTGCTTGATCTCAAACAATCTTTCAATTCTTTACCATCAGATAAGTGCCAAACCCCTGAGCCCACAGTGGATTTAATGGAAAATTCTGATTTAAATCCTAAAACTTTTTCTAATACTAATTATTCTAACAATTGTGTTCAAGGAACAATCAAAAAAGATGAATCCTCTTCATCTTCGGATGAGTATCAAGATGAACTTCAGTTTGATGCTACTGTTTCTAGTGGTCATTTGGGTTTTAAAGAAGATAATGGAGATTTTCGGAGTACTCCAATAAAATTAGGACTTGATGAATCCAAATCAAATCCTGTAGTGATAGAGGAAATGACACCTAATGAAGCTGACATGCTGCTCTCTTctaatcttttggaaaaaagactTACAGATGATCAAGCAAGGGAAGTGGTACGTCTTCTGAGTCCTGATAAAGAGAATGTAACTAATGTTAATGTTGATTCTGAGGAATTAATTGTCGCTAAAGCAGCTTCTGAGGCTTTGGATAAACTAGACAATTTAGTTTATCAGTCTGAGTGCCGAGAAAATATTGCTAGTACTACAGCTCCTAAGGAAATCGAAGACCAGGATGATAGCATAGTATTGATAAAGGATCCTGCAAAGGaagtttattttgatgaatGCACTGGAGTTCACTATTTAGATGACGGGCATTATTGGTTCGAAATAGATGGAATAGATCCTGCTTCTGCTTATGAGGGATCAGCCTCTTTCTTTAAATCGCCTGGACGTCTAAGTTTTTCAAATGAGCCTATTCGGCAGTTTTCTACCTATTCTATTGATGAATATGACCGTCGAAATGACGATATAGATCCTGTTGCGGCATCGGCTGAATACGAGTTGGAGAAAAGAGTAGAAAAAATGGATACTTTTGAAGTGGAATTAGTGAAAGGTCCAGATGGACTAGGTCTGAGCATAATCGGAATGGGTGTTGGTGCAGATACAGGCTTAGAAAAGTTGGGCATCTTCGTAAAAACCGTAACTCCGGGTGGTGCTgccacaaaaaataatcaaatcaaagTCAACGACCAAATCATCGAAGTCGATGGGAAATCTCTCGTTGGAGTCACACAAGCTTATGCCTCGTCTGTGTTACAAAATACTTCTGGCGTTATCAGATTTGTTATTGGAAGGGACAAAGATCCTGAAAATAGTGAAGTTGCTCAGCTTATCAGGCAATCCCTAcag CCGTCTGAAGACGAAGATGAGGATATGGATGATGACGATGATTGTTGG tatgagGAGTATTGG gcGGACTTGGATAGAGCAGAGCGCCAAAGACAGCATATGGCTCAATTGGAGCAGTATGATTCGAGTGAGCACACCTCTGTTACAAATTCAAGCACTGTTGAAGGGGAGCATACCATTCAAGAGGAAGAGTTTGAGACTCGTAGAGAAGAAGATGGCTTTGCTACTTCTCCAGAAGAATCAATTTCTTCTCCAGATAATCGTGAGCTGATGAACGATCCTAAAGGTCAAAAGCTTAacaatgatattaaaattttaaaacgtAGATTGGAAGAG GCTCAGTATCGAAATATGGCGATAGAAGCTGAGATGGCAGAAATGAGGTCCAAA ATTACTTCGGGTTCAAAGTTAAATAATACGTCTGAAGAACAGCAAATTCAAACAGACAAAGCTAATCTCACTGAATCTGGTATACAAACGTCGTTAAGCTTGGAAGATCAG gaAAGGTCCAAAGAACTTGAACGAAAATACGCTCATGCTAAGCGGATCATACATGAATTAAAGGAACACGAACAATTTTTAGCTCTTCAGCTTCAGGAACGAGACCAGGGATACcattcacatttaaaattactGAGTGATCGGGTGATTCAACTAGAAAAAGAACTTGCTTCCACTCAGAAATATGCTGGTATTCCTATTTCCCTGCCATATAATCATGATGGAACGAATTTGTTATCGCCTCCagaacttttaaaaagaaaacca GTATTACCTGAAGACGCTTCCTTAGACATTTCTGAAACTGAAGAAGTTAACGTTTACAATATGGACAACAAGGATATTAAAGAAGAATTTGACAGTGCTGTTCCTGCTCATGAATTATTGGACATAAGAGCCAATAAATTTAAAGCTGAATTAGCCACTAAAGGTGCCATGATGTCGCAAAGACACCGACCAACCCCTGATGCTCTTCGATCTAATGTTCTCAAAAGAAGTGTCAGCGCAGCTAGTGCTTCCAGTTTCCAGACG ACTGATAGTTTTGAGCTAGATCAGGAGAGCTGCAGTGAATCTCGTGAAGCAACGCCTGATAGTGATTCTGGTTATATGGCTGCGACATGTGTAGCAGTCTCGAATCGAACGTATAATAAACCTCTTCCTCCACTACCAAAGGCAAACCCTCCTATATCTCCTagtaaaaatccaaatttcctGGCTGAAATGAATAATGCTGTCCAACGACGACAAGAACAGCATAAGACGAACACTAAATCGCAACCATTACCCAATCCTGCTGTCTCTTCTTCCATTGCTGGAGGAGGAGGAAACATGAGTTTAGCAGATCAACTCAAGTCTTCCCTagaagagagaaggaaaaacgCGGCTGTTGCCAACTTGGAGTCTGGTGTTCCAGATGAAGTCATTGCTGACATCAAGCAGGCTGTCAAAATTGCCGACGATAATG TACGGAAGACGAATTCATCATCATCGCACCTACCTACTACTCAATCTGTGATCATTCCTACTGTAGAGACCACCACTCATTCTTACTACCATCATCATCAACAACACCATCACAATGCTAATAAcagtaatagtaataatattggTCAGCATAGTCATCCATCCCCTTCTTCTTCCACTTATGGACTTGATCATcgacaaaataataatggtgGAATTGTACTCATAGGTCAAAATGCTTTTGATAATATTACAGCGGGCTCACCTTCTACAGCTCCTAATACTCATTCCAGGCATAATATCG AACCCACTGATATGGGCATTATTCCTCCAGAATTCCGGAACTCTCCATCGTCTAACAGCTATCAAAATACCACCGCCACCACCAACAATAACAGCAACAGTAGTAGCAGTGGTCTTCCTCATCACCATCATCCAAGTTCTCCTCCAAGAATTCTTCAAGAGGGATCCTCATCCGTCGCAGGACCTGAACACCTTAACAAAACTTCATCAAAGAATAGTAGCAACAATAACAACAATGCGAATAGTCAGGCCTGGTCTGCTAACCCTGTTGAAGAGTGGGCCAAGGAACAA GTCTGTCAGTGGCTTTTAGCTTTGGGAATGGAGAGCTACATCACCCTTTTCATGGACAAGACCATTACAGGGGCAGctcttttgaattttgattcaAATGGTCTGAAGGAACTCGGTATTAAAAGTAAAGAGGATCGAgagaaaatcaaaaagaaaataaaggaattaaaagcGCATAATGAcaaggataataaaaaagaagtcaaaaaagaaaactttcttAAAAAAGCTTTCAAGAAATGA